Proteins co-encoded in one uncultured Bacteroides sp. genomic window:
- a CDS encoding C-GCAxxG-C-C family protein, which translates to MEERVNRAVELFKSGYNCSQSVVAAFADLYGFTEEQALKMAASFGGGIGRMRETCGAACGMFLLAGLETGTTDPKDKEEKAANYQLVQDLAAIFRERNGSLNCGELLGLKKCNPVEATPEERTPQYYAKRPCVKIVEETARIWAEYLENQKK; encoded by the coding sequence ATGGAAGAAAGAGTAAATAGAGCTGTAGAACTCTTTAAAAGCGGTTATAATTGTTCTCAGTCAGTAGTAGCAGCTTTTGCCGATTTGTATGGATTTACGGAAGAGCAAGCCCTGAAAATGGCTGCTTCTTTTGGAGGAGGAATAGGACGAATGAGGGAAACCTGTGGGGCTGCCTGTGGCATGTTTCTATTGGCTGGACTAGAAACAGGAACCACTGACCCGAAAGACAAAGAAGAAAAAGCAGCTAATTATCAGTTGGTACAGGATTTAGCGGCAATCTTCAGGGAAAGAAATGGTTCATTGAATTGTGGAGAATTATTAGGACTGAAGAAATGCAATCCGGTAGAAGCCACTCCTGAGGAACGGACTCCTCAATATTATGCCAAACGTCCGTGTGTTAAAATAGTGGAAGAGACGGCAAGAATCTGGGCAGAATATCTTGAAAATCAAAAAAAATAA
- a CDS encoding winged helix-turn-helix domain-containing protein gives MLREKAGTVAGLIWTALNGTEGLTVKQIKKATKLVDKDLYLGFGWLLREDKVSIKEIENDLFIALK, from the coding sequence ATGTTAAGAGAAAAAGCAGGAACAGTAGCTGGTTTGATTTGGACTGCATTGAACGGCACTGAAGGTTTAACGGTGAAACAAATTAAGAAGGCAACAAAGTTGGTAGACAAAGATCTTTATTTAGGCTTTGGATGGCTGCTAAGAGAAGATAAAGTTTCTATTAAAGAAATTGAAAATGATCTTTTCATAGCGTTGAAGTAA
- a CDS encoding Nramp family divalent metal transporter, with amino-acid sequence MINFFEDLKRKDHKRYLGGLDVLKYIGPGLLVTVGFIDPGNWASNFAAGSEFGYTLLWVVTLSTIMLIVLQHNVAHLGIVTGLCLSEAATKYTPRWVSRPILGTAVLASVSTSLAEILGGAIALQMLFNIPIIWGAVLVTAFVFIMLLTNSYKKIERSIIAFVSVIGLSFIYELLLVNIDWPLAAKGWVTPSFPQGSMLIIMSVLGAVVMPHNLYLHSEVIQSHEYNKQDDTSIRKVLKYELYDTLFSMVAGWAINSAMILLAAATFFKSGVQVTELQQANALLQPLLGNNAVVVFAMALLMAGVSSTITSGMAAGSIFAGIFGESYHIKDSHSRLGVIISLGLALLLICFISNPFKGLLISQMVLSIQLPFTVFLQVSLTSSRKVMGKYANGKWNTFVLYTIAAIVSVLNIMLLVSAIINE; translated from the coding sequence ATGATTAATTTCTTTGAAGACTTAAAACGAAAAGACCATAAGCGTTATTTAGGGGGATTAGATGTTCTTAAATATATTGGTCCGGGATTGTTGGTTACCGTGGGATTTATTGATCCGGGAAACTGGGCTTCGAATTTTGCTGCCGGTTCGGAATTTGGATATACTTTGCTTTGGGTCGTTACCCTTTCAACCATCATGCTGATTGTTCTTCAGCATAATGTGGCTCACCTTGGCATTGTAACCGGGTTGTGCCTTTCGGAAGCAGCAACAAAATATACCCCCAGATGGGTATCACGTCCCATTCTTGGAACAGCCGTTCTGGCTTCTGTGTCTACTTCTTTAGCAGAAATACTGGGTGGAGCCATTGCACTTCAAATGCTGTTCAATATTCCTATAATATGGGGGGCAGTACTGGTTACTGCTTTTGTATTTATTATGCTGCTGACTAATTCATACAAGAAGATAGAGCGTTCCATTATCGCATTTGTCTCGGTGATTGGCCTTTCCTTTATTTATGAGCTTTTATTGGTCAATATTGACTGGCCTTTAGCTGCAAAGGGATGGGTAACTCCAAGCTTTCCTCAGGGAAGTATGTTGATTATAATGAGTGTGCTGGGAGCGGTGGTAATGCCTCATAACCTTTACCTTCATTCAGAGGTGATCCAGAGTCACGAGTACAATAAACAAGATGATACATCTATCAGAAAAGTCCTTAAATATGAGTTGTATGATACTCTCTTTTCTATGGTTGCAGGATGGGCCATAAACAGTGCAATGATACTTCTGGCAGCAGCTACCTTTTTTAAATCCGGCGTTCAGGTAACGGAACTTCAGCAGGCAAATGCATTACTGCAACCTCTTCTGGGAAATAATGCGGTGGTTGTTTTTGCAATGGCGTTACTTATGGCAGGTGTTTCATCAACTATCACAAGCGGTATGGCTGCCGGTTCTATTTTTGCAGGTATTTTTGGAGAGTCTTATCATATTAAAGACAGTCACTCACGCCTGGGGGTAATTATTTCTTTGGGACTGGCCTTACTATTGATCTGTTTTATCAGTAATCCTTTTAAGGGACTGCTTATTTCACAAATGGTACTAAGCATTCAGCTGCCTTTTACTGTCTTTTTGCAGGTAAGCCTTACATCATCCCGAAAGGTAATGGGTAAATATGCAAACGGCAAATGGAACACGTTTGTGCTTTATACTATTGCTGCAATAGTCTCTGTTTTAAATATTATGCTATTAGTTTCTGCAATAATAAACGAATAA
- the rmuC gene encoding DNA recombination protein RmuC codes for MELILVIVCAVLLLLILIILLAKGKNGEESNRIETSLKEQNSRLESIIREQNIRLEKVFREQSYENRDELGKTIREFRTELTTTLNASIQQMQDALYKNMITGNELQKEKFEAMGKTQEVLIQSTEKRLDEMRVMVEEKLQKTLNERIGQSFEIVRTQLENVQKGLGEMKSLAQDVGGLKKVLTNVKMRGTFGEVQLGALLEQMMSPEQYDANVKTKKNSTEFVEFAIKLPGKDDANSTVYLPIDAKFPKDVYEQYYDAFEAGDAALIDSSSKQLEITIKKMAKDIHDKYIDPPFTTDFAIMFLPFESIYAEVIRRTSLVETLQKEFKIVVTGPTTLGAILNSLQMGFRTLAIQKRTGEVWTVLGAVKTEFSKFGGLLEKVQKNIQNAGDQLEEVMGKRTRAIERRLKQVEALPTEESQKILPLAEMDDEE; via the coding sequence ATGGAATTGATTTTAGTAATTGTTTGTGCAGTCTTATTGCTTCTGATTCTCATTATTCTTTTAGCCAAAGGAAAAAACGGGGAAGAAAGCAATCGGATAGAGACTTCTCTCAAGGAGCAGAATAGCCGCTTGGAAAGTATTATCAGGGAACAAAACATTCGTCTGGAAAAGGTTTTCAGGGAGCAATCTTATGAGAACCGCGATGAATTAGGCAAAACTATCCGCGAGTTTCGTACCGAACTGACTACTACCCTGAATGCCTCTATTCAACAGATGCAGGACGCGCTTTATAAGAATATGATTACCGGAAACGAACTTCAAAAAGAAAAGTTCGAGGCAATGGGTAAAACACAGGAAGTACTGATTCAATCCACTGAAAAGCGACTGGACGAGATGCGTGTGATGGTGGAAGAAAAGCTTCAGAAAACACTAAACGAACGGATTGGACAGTCATTTGAGATTGTACGTACCCAACTAGAGAATGTTCAAAAAGGATTAGGCGAGATGAAATCCCTGGCTCAGGATGTGGGCGGATTAAAGAAAGTGCTGACCAACGTAAAGATGCGCGGAACATTTGGTGAAGTACAATTAGGAGCCTTACTGGAACAAATGATGAGTCCGGAACAGTATGACGCCAATGTGAAGACAAAAAAGAACAGCACAGAATTTGTGGAATTTGCCATTAAACTCCCCGGAAAAGATGATGCCAATAGCACCGTTTATCTGCCTATTGACGCCAAATTCCCTAAAGATGTGTATGAACAATACTATGATGCTTTCGAAGCCGGCGACGCAGCTTTAATTGATTCATCATCTAAACAACTTGAAATTACCATTAAGAAAATGGCAAAAGATATTCATGACAAGTATATTGATCCGCCATTCACAACAGATTTTGCCATTATGTTTCTTCCTTTTGAAAGCATCTATGCAGAAGTTATCCGAAGAACATCACTAGTGGAGACGCTGCAAAAGGAATTCAAAATTGTAGTTACCGGACCAACAACGCTTGGAGCCATACTTAATAGCTTACAGATGGGATTTCGTACGCTGGCTATTCAAAAGAGAACAGGCGAAGTGTGGACAGTGCTTGGCGCGGTAAAAACTGAATTCAGTAAGTTTGGCGGATTACTGGAAAAGGTTCAGAAGAATATTCAGAATGCAGGAGACCAACTTGAAGAAGTAATGGGCAAACGCACCCGCGCCATTGAAAGAAGATTAAAACAAGTAGAAGCATTACCAACTGAGGAATCTCAAAAGATTCTTCCTCTTGCAGAAATGGACGACGAGGAATAA
- the lepA gene encoding translation elongation factor 4, whose translation MKNIRNFCIIAHIDHGKSTLADRLLEFTKTIQVTGGQMLDDMDLEKERGITIKSHAIQMEYVYKGENYILNLIDTPGHVDFSYEVSRSIAACEGALLIVDASQGVQAQTISNLYMAIDHNLEIIPVINKCDMASAMPEEVEDEIVELLGVDRSTIIRASGKTGMGVEEILEAIIERVPCPVGDEEAPLQALIFDSVFNSFRGIIAYFKITNGVIRTGDKVKFFNTGKEYAADEIGVLKMSLIPRNELRTGDVGYIISGIKTSKEVKVGDTITHIARPCSKAISGFEEVKPMVFAGVYPIEAEDFEDLRSSLEKLQLNDASLTFQPESSLALGFGFRCGFLGLLHMEIVQERLDREFDMNVITTVPNVSYRIYDKQGVMTEVHNPGGMPDPTLIDRIEEPYIKASVITKTDYIGPIMTLCLGKRGELVKQEYISGNRMEIHYDMPLGEIVIDFYDRLKSISKGYASFDYHQSGFRPSKLAKLDILLNGEPVDALSTLTHVDNAYDLGKRMCEKLKELIPRQQFDIAIQAAIGAKIISRETIKAVRKDVTAKCYGGDISRKRKLLEKQKKGKKRMKQIGNVEVPQKAFLAVLKLD comes from the coding sequence ATGAAGAATATACGTAACTTTTGCATTATTGCACATATTGACCACGGTAAATCCACTTTGGCCGACCGATTACTTGAATTTACCAAAACGATTCAGGTAACAGGCGGACAGATGCTTGATGATATGGATCTGGAGAAGGAGAGAGGAATCACCATTAAGAGTCATGCCATTCAAATGGAATATGTGTATAAAGGTGAGAACTATATTCTTAACCTGATTGATACTCCGGGACACGTGGATTTCTCCTATGAAGTTTCCCGTTCTATTGCTGCCTGCGAAGGCGCTTTGCTTATTGTTGATGCTTCTCAGGGAGTGCAGGCGCAGACTATATCCAATCTTTATATGGCTATTGATCATAATCTGGAGATTATTCCGGTGATTAATAAATGTGATATGGCAAGTGCCATGCCGGAGGAAGTAGAAGATGAAATCGTTGAATTACTAGGAGTGGACAGATCTACCATTATTCGTGCGTCAGGAAAGACTGGCATGGGGGTGGAAGAAATTCTGGAAGCTATTATAGAACGTGTTCCTTGTCCGGTAGGTGATGAAGAAGCACCGTTGCAAGCGTTGATTTTCGACTCAGTATTTAATTCATTCCGTGGAATCATTGCTTACTTTAAGATAACAAACGGTGTAATCCGTACCGGCGATAAGGTGAAATTCTTTAATACCGGCAAAGAATATGCGGCAGATGAAATTGGTGTGCTGAAGATGAGTCTGATTCCACGCAATGAACTTCGTACGGGAGATGTGGGATATATTATTTCAGGTATCAAAACGTCAAAAGAAGTAAAGGTGGGGGATACAATTACCCACATTGCCCGTCCTTGCAGTAAGGCTATCTCGGGTTTCGAGGAGGTTAAACCGATGGTCTTTGCCGGGGTTTATCCTATTGAAGCGGAAGATTTTGAAGATCTTCGCTCTTCGCTGGAGAAATTACAGCTGAATGATGCTTCTCTTACATTCCAGCCTGAAAGCTCATTGGCACTGGGTTTTGGATTCCGCTGTGGATTTCTGGGACTGCTTCACATGGAGATTGTACAGGAACGTCTGGATCGTGAGTTCGATATGAATGTAATTACTACAGTTCCGAATGTGTCTTACCGTATTTACGATAAGCAAGGGGTTATGACTGAGGTGCACAACCCTGGAGGTATGCCCGATCCTACGCTGATTGACCGTATTGAAGAACCATATATCAAGGCTTCCGTTATTACAAAGACCGATTATATTGGACCTATCATGACTCTTTGCCTTGGCAAACGTGGTGAATTGGTGAAGCAGGAATATATTTCCGGTAATCGTATGGAGATTCATTATGATATGCCGTTGGGTGAAATTGTGATTGACTTCTACGATAGACTGAAAAGTATATCAAAAGGTTATGCATCGTTCGATTATCATCAGTCCGGCTTTCGCCCTTCAAAATTAGCGAAACTGGATATTCTGTTAAACGGTGAACCGGTAGATGCTCTTTCCACTCTTACACATGTGGACAATGCTTATGATTTAGGCAAACGGATGTGTGAGAAACTTAAAGAGCTGATACCAAGACAGCAGTTCGATATTGCTATTCAGGCTGCTATCGGAGCAAAGATAATCTCTCGTGAAACCATCAAGGCGGTTCGTAAAGATGTAACCGCCAAGTGTTACGGAGGTGATATTAGTCGTAAGCGGAAGTTACTTGAGAAACAAAAAAAGGGAAAGAAGCGAATGAAGCAGATTGGTAATGTCGAAGTTCCTCAGAAAGCTTTCCTTGCTGTATTGAAGCTCGATTAA